A single genomic interval of Microbacterium sp. zg-Y1090 harbors:
- a CDS encoding acyl-CoA dehydrogenase family protein: MERDIYDEDHEAFREVVREFIKRYATNEKREKWDADGEIDRETMLAAGESGLIGLSVPEEFGGAGMLQDYRFRTIVNEEVIGAGAGSLAGAFGIQDDLAVPYIVHMGTQAQKEKWLPRMATGEVLGALAMTEPGAGSDLRGIKTTAKKVDGGYIVNGAKTFISSGKTADIVVTFVKTGEGTRPDAFSLLILENGMEGFDHGKKLHKMGSHGHDTAELSFTDVFVPEENLISGTEGQGFVQLMMNLPLERLSIGIAAASASQAALAWTVEYTKSREAFGERIIDFQNTRFKLADVATTVDVMWAYLDKALMSYKEGKLTGEEAAKVKFWTTDREWEILDTCVQLHGGYGYITEYPIARAFLDARVHRIYGGTNEIMRDIVSRKIAGKR, translated from the coding sequence ATGGAGCGTGACATCTACGACGAGGACCACGAGGCATTCCGCGAGGTCGTCCGCGAGTTCATCAAGCGCTACGCGACGAACGAGAAGCGCGAGAAGTGGGATGCCGACGGCGAGATCGACCGCGAGACCATGCTCGCCGCGGGCGAATCCGGCCTCATCGGGCTGTCCGTCCCCGAGGAGTTCGGCGGCGCCGGCATGCTGCAGGACTACCGCTTCCGCACGATCGTCAACGAAGAGGTCATCGGCGCCGGCGCCGGGTCGCTCGCGGGCGCGTTCGGCATCCAGGACGATCTCGCGGTGCCCTATATCGTGCACATGGGCACGCAGGCGCAGAAGGAGAAGTGGCTGCCCCGCATGGCCACCGGCGAGGTGCTCGGCGCCCTGGCGATGACCGAGCCCGGCGCCGGCAGCGACCTGCGCGGCATCAAGACCACCGCCAAGAAGGTCGACGGCGGCTACATCGTCAACGGCGCGAAGACGTTCATCTCCTCGGGCAAGACCGCCGACATCGTGGTGACGTTCGTGAAGACCGGCGAGGGCACCCGCCCCGACGCCTTCAGCCTGCTCATCCTCGAGAACGGGATGGAGGGCTTCGACCACGGCAAGAAGCTGCACAAGATGGGCTCCCACGGCCACGACACCGCGGAACTGTCGTTCACCGACGTCTTCGTGCCCGAGGAGAACCTCATCAGTGGCACCGAGGGCCAGGGCTTCGTCCAGCTGATGATGAACCTGCCGCTCGAGCGTCTGTCGATCGGCATCGCCGCGGCATCCGCCTCGCAGGCCGCCCTGGCGTGGACGGTGGAGTACACCAAGAGCCGCGAGGCGTTCGGTGAGCGCATCATCGACTTCCAGAACACTCGCTTCAAGCTGGCGGACGTCGCCACGACCGTCGACGTCATGTGGGCGTACCTCGACAAGGCGCTCATGTCCTACAAGGAGGGCAAGCTCACCGGCGAAGAGGCCGCGAAGGTGAAGTTCTGGACCACCGACCGCGAGTGGGAGATCCTCGACACCTGCGTGCAGCTGCACGGCGGGTACGGCTACATCACCGAGTACCCCATCGCCCGGGCGTTCCTCGACGCGCGCGTGCACCGCATCTACGGCGGCACGAACGAGATCATGCGCGACATCGTCAGCCGCAAGATCGCCGGCAAGCGCTGA